A single Bacillota bacterium DNA region contains:
- a CDS encoding sigma-70 family RNA polymerase sigma factor: MYNEQELVTKSRNGDIDAFEELICRYERKVYTVVYRLIGNHEDASDLAQEAFLRAFQSIKHFRGESSFLTWICRIATNVCRDELRKRYTTMTESLDER; the protein is encoded by the coding sequence TTGTACAACGAACAGGAGTTAGTAACGAAAAGCAGAAATGGCGACATTGACGCCTTTGAAGAGCTTATCTGCCGCTATGAACGGAAAGTATATACTGTTGTCTACCGCCTCATAGGAAACCACGAAGATGCCAGTGACCTTGCGCAGGAGGCTTTTCTCAGGGCTTTCCAGTCAATCAAGCATTTTCGAGGGGAATCGTCTTTTCTTACCTGGATATGTCGCATTGCCACCAATGTGTGTCGTGATGAACTGCGAAAACGGTACACGACCATGACGGAGTCTCTAGATGAAAGAAT